From Procambarus clarkii isolate CNS0578487 chromosome 49, FALCON_Pclarkii_2.0, whole genome shotgun sequence, a single genomic window includes:
- the LOC123763409 gene encoding uncharacterized protein, protein MKKDFYSDVATARPTPPSVATARPTPPSVATARPTPPSVATARPTPPSVATARPTPPSVATARPTPPSDATARPTPPSDATARPTPPSDATARPTPPSDATARPTPPSVATARPTPPSDATARPTPPSDATARPTPPSDATARPTPPSVATARPTPPSVATARPTPPSDATARPTPPSDATARPTPPSDATASPTPPSDATARPTPPSVATARPTPPSGAQASRPTCSAGLEVNHRMTFSIIVNWFTGSSFVLTKDVIKDVLTKDVLTKDVLTKDVIKDVLTKDVIKDVLTKDVIKDVLTKNVKR, encoded by the exons ATGAAGAAGGATTTCTACTCCGA CGTCGCCACCGCCCGCCCGACGCCTCCGAGCGTCGCCACCGCCCGCCCGACGCCTCCGAGCGTCGCCACCGCCCGCCCGACGCCTCCGAGCGTCGCCACCGCCCGCCCGACGCCTCCGAGCGTCGCCACCGCCCGCCCGACGCCTCCGAGCGTCGCCACCGCCCGCCCGACGCCTCCGAGCGACGCCACCGCCCGCCCGACGCCACCTAGCGACGCCACCGCCCGCCCGACGCCTCCGAGCGACGCCACCGCCCGCCCGACGCCTCCGAGCGACGCCACCGCCCGCCCGACGCCTCCGAGCGTCGCCACCGCCCGCCCGACGCCACCGAGCGACGCCACCGCCCGCCCGACGCCTCCGAGCGACGCCACCGCCCGCCCGACGCCACCGAGCGACGCCACCGCCCGCCCGACGCCACCTAGCGTCGCCACCGCCCGCCCGACGCCTCCGAGCGTCGCCACCGCCCGCCCGACGCCTCCGAGCGACGCCACCGCCCGCCCGACGCCGCCGAGCGACGCCACCGCCCGCCCGACGCCACCGAGCGACGCCACCGCCAGCCCGACGCCACCGAGCGACGCCACCGCCCGCCCGACGCCTCCGAGCGTCGCCACCGCCCGCCCGACGCCTCCGAGCGGGGCGCAAGCTTCCCGTCCCACCT GTTCAGCAGGCCTCGAGGTAAACCATAGAATGACTTTCAGTATAATTGTAAACTGGTTTACTGGATCGTCCTTCGTTTTAACGAAGGACGTCATTAAGGACGTTTTAACGAAGGACGTTTTAACGAAGGACGTTTTAACGAAGGACGTCATTAAGGACGTTTTAACGAAGGACGTCATTAAGGACGTTTTAACGAAGGACGTCATTAAGGACGTTTTAACGAAGAACGTCAAACGTTAA